CCGCAAGGGGCCTAACCGACGGCCTAAAAAGCCCGTTAGCAAGCAAAAGAAACTCTTCCGCTTGGCGTTGGGCATCTTGCTGGCCATCCTGGTGGTCATGATCGCCGTTTTCGTGGTCAAGCAACAAAACCCGGTTAACACCAGCTCCGACGAAATCTCGACTTCTTCAAGCTCTAAGTCCAGTTCACACAAGAAGAAGAGTAGCAGCAAGAAGTCCTCGAGTTCTTCTTCTACCGACTACCAGGAAACCTACACCTACTCATACTCTAAACCGGAATCGAGTTCTTCTTCCGTGTACTCCTCCGGTTCCTCTGCTTCTAGCAGTAACGATAACCAGTCGACTTACACCAACACCACTAACACTAATACCTACGGGTACGGTAACAATGGCGGAACGGGAACTGGTAGTAATGGCAGTACCGGTGATAGCAATGGTTCTGATAGTGGCAATAGTGGCAATAGTGGCAGCACTGATAAAAATGGCTCTGACACTACCACCCAAAACGGACCCCAAGGTGGCACGGCAAACCAATAAAACTAAGCCACGCCTTGACATGCCCCTTGAGCATGCTATAATCGTTTCAAATGCGGGATACGCCTAACTACAAGCGGTAAACCAGGGAAGGGTGCCATGGCTGGAAGCACCTTTACACGGAGTAGTTAAGGTACCACCCCATTTCTTGCCCCCCGAAATAAGGGGGACCGGGTCGTGCCCGTTACCACACCATAGAGAGGATTTTAAATCCTGAAGATGGGTGGAACCACGCTGAAGTTGTTATTTTCAACGTCCCTAACGTTGCCAAAGTGGGTAGCGTTAGGGGCGTTTTTTTATTCCAAAGGAGGAGTTTACATGCCACAAGTTGCCATCATGTTACCAAACGGGACCGTTGAAAAGGTCGACCGTGAATCAAAGGAAAGTTTAGACGCCCTGCGCCAAGTCGCCGCCCTCTTACTCAAGGCTGCCTTGCAAGACCAATTCAAGGGAATCCGCCTCGGGGAAGCCGTTGCCGAAGAAGACCAATTCTTCGTTGACTCCGATAAGGACAACCAACAAGTCTCCGCTGACGAATTGGAAGGCTTGGAAAGAGCCGTTAAGAAGTTAGCCAAGGAAAACCTCAAGATCGAACTGGTCAAGGTCAGCGTTGACGACGCCGTTAAGGCCGTTGAAGGTGACCAATTCTCCAGCGAACTACTTAAGGAAAACGCCGAAGACGGTCAAGTATCCCTCTACAAGATGGGCGACACAACGATCTTAGCCCAGGCACCCATCATGCTGTACGCTAACCTCGTTAAGAACGTTAAGCTCCTCTCCGTGGCCGGGGCTTACTGGAAGGGGATGTCCTCTAACCCAATGCTCCAACGGATTTACGGGACCGTCTTCTTCAAGAAGGAAGACCTGGAAGCCGACTTGAAGGCCCGCCAAGAAGCCCGCGAACGTGACCACCGGGTGATCGGGAACCAACTCGACTTGTTCTTCGTTGATCCAAAGGTCGGTGCCGGGTTGCCGTACTGGATGCCAAAGGGGTCCACAATTCGCCGGACGATCGAACGTTACGTGATCGACAAGGAAGTTGGCGATGGCTACGAACACGTCTACACCCCTGTCTTGATGAACCTCGACGCCTACAAGACGTCCGGTCACTGGGACCACTACCGCGAAGACATGTTCCCGCCAATGGACATGGGTGACGGCGAACTGCTCGAACTGCGGCCAATGAACTGCCCATCCCACATCCAAATCTACAAGCACCACATCCGGTCTTACCGTGAACTGCCACTGCGGATCGCCGAACTCGGGATGATGCACCGTTACGAAAAGTCCGGGGCCCTCTCCGGTTTGCAACGGGTCCGGGAAATGACCTTAAACGACGGTCACACCTTCGTGGCCCTAGACCAAATCCAAGACGAATTCGCCAAGATCTTGAAGCTGATCATGGACGTCTACAAGGACTTCAACATCAACGACTACACCTTCCGCTTATCCTACCGTGACCCGAAGAACACCGAAAAGTACTTCGCTAACGATGAAATGTGGGAACGCAGTCAATCCATGTTAAAGGCCGCCATGGATTCCATGGGGCTGGACTACTACGAAGCCGAAGGGGAAGCGGCCTTCTACGGACCAAAGCTGGACATCCAAACCAAGACCGCCCTGGGCAACGACGAAACGATGTCCACCATCCAACTGGACTTCATGCTGCCTGAAAAGTTTGA
The nucleotide sequence above comes from Limosilactobacillus fermentum. Encoded proteins:
- the thrS gene encoding threonine--tRNA ligase produces the protein MPQVAIMLPNGTVEKVDRESKESLDALRQVAALLLKAALQDQFKGIRLGEAVAEEDQFFVDSDKDNQQVSADELEGLERAVKKLAKENLKIELVKVSVDDAVKAVEGDQFSSELLKENAEDGQVSLYKMGDTTILAQAPIMLYANLVKNVKLLSVAGAYWKGMSSNPMLQRIYGTVFFKKEDLEADLKARQEARERDHRVIGNQLDLFFVDPKVGAGLPYWMPKGSTIRRTIERYVIDKEVGDGYEHVYTPVLMNLDAYKTSGHWDHYREDMFPPMDMGDGELLELRPMNCPSHIQIYKHHIRSYRELPLRIAELGMMHRYEKSGALSGLQRVREMTLNDGHTFVALDQIQDEFAKILKLIMDVYKDFNINDYTFRLSYRDPKNTEKYFANDEMWERSQSMLKAAMDSMGLDYYEAEGEAAFYGPKLDIQTKTALGNDETMSTIQLDFMLPEKFDLHYVGEDGKQHRPVMIHRGVVGTMERFVAYLTEIYKGAFPTWLAPNQVNIIPVSDEKHGDYADDLAREFRAAQLRTVVDHRSEKMGYKIRESQTQKVPYTLVVGEDEVANGTVSVRKYGEKDQVSMSKQDFLDLILHDVATYSRED